The genomic region ATTGGCGACGGCGGCCGTGTTCAGGTTGACCTTCTCCGCGCCGGCTTCGAGGACCCTGCGGCAGTCCTCGGCCGACCGGAGGCCCCCGCCCACCGAAAAGGGAATGAACACCTGTCTGGCGACGTCTTCCACCACGTCGAGCATAATGTCGCGCTGATCGCTCGATGCCGTGATGTCGTAGAAAACGAGCTCGTCCAGGCCGGCGTCGTAATACCGCCGCGCCGCGGAAACCGGGTCGCCGATGTCCTTCGTGTTGACGAACCGGACGCTCTTGACCAGCCTGCCGTCACGGACATCCAGGCAGGAAATGAGCCGCTTGCTCAGCATGCCTTTCCGTCCCATTTCACGAATTCGTCCAGGATCTTCAGCCCCACCGGACCGCTCTTCTCCACGTGAAACTGGGTCGCGACGATGTTGTCCCTGCCGATGACGGCTGCGAACTCCACGCCGTACCGGCTCACGGCCAGCACATCCCGCCCGTCAGCCGGGGCTGGATAGTATGAGTGGACGAAGTAGACCTCATCGCCCGGACGCAGATGGCGGAGCACGGGATGCGCCTGGCTCGCACGCAGTTCGTTCCAGCCCATGTGGGGCACCTTCAGGGCGGGATCCTCCGGTCGGAATCGAAGGCACCGGCCGCCAATCAGGTCCAGGCACGGCAGATCGGTTTCCTCGGAATCCGAAAGCAGGATCTGGCAACCCACGCAGATTCCCAGGATCGGTATGCCCCGGTCGCCGGCCGTTTCAAGGGCCTCGTCGAGCCCTCTTTCACGAAGCGTCACCAGGGCGGAATGGGCATGGCCCACGCCGGGAAATACGATGCGCTCCGCACGGCACAGTTCCTCCGGATCGGACGTGATGATCGAAGCCGCGCCCAGGTGATCCAGCGCTCTTTTCACCGAGGTCTGATTTCCGGCATCATAATCTACGATGTGGATCATGGAGCGATGCGTTCTTCGAGGTTGCCCGGAGGGTACAGATACGATTCCCAGTGCATGTCCGCTGCACGTCCGCCGCATGTCCCTAGTAATCCGAATCGAGGCTTTTTGTCAAGGGAAAGATGGCGCCGGCATCTCCCGCGGCAGCTCCGCTTTATGATTCGATCGTTGACATTGGCCGGAGGCGTTTCTATACTGGTTCGATTCGTCATCGCACCTCTGCGACCGCGCCGGTTTTTACCGGAAACGGCGGTGTCTACACGCCGAAATCGTACCAACCCGAAACGATACCCAGATGCTCTTCAACGTCGAACGGGCCAGGGAATTCATGCGGGAATGCGGTCTCGACGCGCTGATCGCGACCTCTCCCGTGAACATCACCTATTTTACGGACTATTTCATCTGGATCGACGGGCTCATGAAGGAGTACATGGTCCGGCCCGGCGGTTCGGCGGATCTCGCGCAGGGATACGCGCTGTTTCCCCTCGATGGCGAGCCCGCGCTGGCGGTGACCGGATCGATGCTGGCCGTCAACGGCGCGGACCTGCGGGTGAGGGACCTGCGGATCAGCGGCGATTCCGGTCTCGACTGGTCCCTGCCTCCGAGGCCGTTGCCTGACCGGATGGACCGCTTATACACCCTCCTGAAAAGCGAACCGGATTACGGTACGACCACGGAAGCGCTCGCCGGCGCCCTGGGCGACCGGGGTCTTTCCGGTGGAACGCTGGGCGTGGAAGCGGACGGCATGACCGCCGCCCGATACGAGGAGTTGCGCCAGGCGCTCCCCGGTGCCCGGCTGTTGGACTGCTCCAACCTCATCCGGCTCTTACGCATGGTCAAGACAGGCGACGAAATCGACCGTCTCGCCCAGGCGGCTGAAATCAGCGAAGCAGCGGCCATGACGGCCATGGAACAGGCAAGTCCCGGCGACAACGTGCAGGACGTCATTCACCGGTTCCGGGCGGAGTTGGGTAAAAGGGGGGCGGACCTCGATCATTTTGCCTTCGGGGTCCACGGACTCGGCATCGCGACGGAACCGGATTTCATCCTCGGGGAATCCGAGGTGGAGTACGTGGACTGGGGATGCCGGTACCGGTCCTGCTATTCGGATACCGGGACCACTTTCGCCATGGAACCCCTGTCCGACGACATGCAGGACCGATTCGACGTGCTTCGTGCGTCCATGGACGCCGGCCTGGCCGCGATACGGCCCGGCGTGAACGCCTCGACGGTACAGGCCGCGATGCAGGACGTGGTGGACGGCGCCGGCCTGGCCATGTACCCTCACGGTCACGGGGTCGGCATGGAAGTGCGGGACTACCCCGTCCTGGCCCCGGACAACGGCCTGAGCATCTCGGATGACTGCGTGGATATCCCTTCCGACCTGCCCATTGAAGAAGACATGGTACTCAACGTGGAAGCGCCGCTGTGCCTGGCGGGAGTCGGGTCCCTGCACCTGGAACAGTCCGTCGTCGTCACGGAAAGCGGAAGCCGTCCCCTCACGGATCAACAGCGGGACCGGCCTGTGTTTCCCCTGGGCGCCACGAACTGATTCGCAGAAAGAGACGAACCGTAGACACAGTCGGCTTGGGAACCTGTATGCGGATAGCCGGAATCTGGATGCGCGCAGATAGCCGGCATCAGAAATCTCAGATAAATCCAATGGAAATCTCCAAAATCGTCCTGCACCAGCCCGCGGGTCTGCTGCGCCTGCTGACCGATACGGGTCCGGAGGGGCACTGTACCGGTATTTCCGCCACGGGGTCCCACGTGGAACGCGTGGCATCCATTCTGGGGCATTCGGATCCGATGGATCGGGAACGGTCCTGGTGGACGCTGAAGGAAATGGACGGAGCGTTGCCCCCGTCCCTGCGCGCCGGGGTAGACGTCGCCCTGTGGGACCTCTCGGCGAAGATAGCGGGACGGCCGCTCTTCAGGCACTTAGGCGGGTTCCGGGATCGCGTACCGGTCTGCCTGAGCGGCACGGGGGAAGGCACTCCCTCCGAGATCGTCCGGGAAGCGAAAGACGCGCAGCAGGCCGGATTCAAAGCCTATCGGTTCGGCGCGCCGACGGATGAAAGTGCCCTCGTCCACCTGGTACGCGAGGTGCGTGCGGCGGTGGGGCCGGATTTCCCGTTGGTTCTCGACGGCCGGGGCCGGTGCGTGGTTGACGAGGCGATACGGATCGGCCGGGTGCTTGACGAGGCGGACTATTTCTGCTTCGATCGCCCGCGTGCCCGGAACGATCACTCCGGTGGGAAGCAGGTGGCCGGTGAAATCGATACACCGACCAGTACGGAGGTGTGCAGTCCAATCGAGGCATCCCAGGTCATGACGGCGCAGTCCGGTGATCACATTCGAACGAGCGTGGGAGGCGCCGGCGGTTTAACCGATGTCCTGAAATCCGCCCGTTGCGCCGAGGCGTTCGGAGCGTACTGCCACCTGGACGGCGCCGGGATATGCGACGGCTTCGCCCATCTGCATCTGGCAGGCGCACTCAGAAACTCGCCCTTTATTGAGATGACGGGAAATGAGACTGCATCGACCTTCATCCGCGACCCGCTACGGGTAAAGGACGGCTTCGTCCACTTGCCCGAACTGCCGGGCCTAGGCATGGATGTCGACCTGGACGCGGTCATGGAGAACACGTCGAACCTGATCGAATCCTGAAACGGCGTGGTCGTCCCGACAAACGGCGCGGCCGGCTGAAAAATGGTGCGGCCACCTGAAACGGCGCGGCCGGCTGAACAAGGAAATCCCATGCAGATCCGGGACGTCAAATGTTACGTGCTGAAAGGTGAACCCGAAACGCGCCGGGAGAGCAGCGCGGACCGGGGCAGCATGGCACCCGTGCCGCCGGGCATCTCCGGGCTGTTTACCCATGACCAGGGATTTGGCGCCGACGCGCCCGACGGATACGCCTTCACCGGAGACGGACCGGAATCGAAGTACCGGCTGGTGGTCCGTCTCGTGACAGACGGCGACCTGGACGCCTACGCCGACTATGGCACGGGTTTCGACCCCCGGGAACTGGAATGGCAGGGCCGCCAGTTCCTGGCGCGGTATGCCCACATGCTCATCGGCGTGGACGCCTTCGACCGGGAATACGTGTGGCAGCGGTTCTGGATGGCCCAGCGCTTCATGTACACGGGAAGAGGGCTACTGGATACGGTCGACCGGATGTTGTGGGACCTGGCGAGCCGCAGCGCCCGCCTGCCCATCTACAAGCTGCTGGGCGCATGCCGGGAAAGCGTGCCCGCCTACTGCAACGTGGGCGGCCGGACCATCGACGACCTGGTGGAAAACGCGG from Gemmatimonadota bacterium harbors:
- the hisH gene encoding imidazole glycerol phosphate synthase subunit HisH is translated as MIHIVDYDAGNQTSVKRALDHLGAASIITSDPEELCRAERIVFPGVGHAHSALVTLRERGLDEALETAGDRGIPILGICVGCQILLSDSEETDLPCLDLIGGRCLRFRPEDPALKVPHMGWNELRASQAHPVLRHLRPGDEVYFVHSYYPAPADGRDVLAVSRYGVEFAAVIGRDNIVATQFHVEKSGPVGLKILDEFVKWDGKAC
- a CDS encoding Xaa-Pro peptidase family protein encodes the protein MLFNVERAREFMRECGLDALIATSPVNITYFTDYFIWIDGLMKEYMVRPGGSADLAQGYALFPLDGEPALAVTGSMLAVNGADLRVRDLRISGDSGLDWSLPPRPLPDRMDRLYTLLKSEPDYGTTTEALAGALGDRGLSGGTLGVEADGMTAARYEELRQALPGARLLDCSNLIRLLRMVKTGDEIDRLAQAAEISEAAAMTAMEQASPGDNVQDVIHRFRAELGKRGADLDHFAFGVHGLGIATEPDFILGESEVEYVDWGCRYRSCYSDTGTTFAMEPLSDDMQDRFDVLRASMDAGLAAIRPGVNASTVQAAMQDVVDGAGLAMYPHGHGVGMEVRDYPVLAPDNGLSISDDCVDIPSDLPIEEDMVLNVEAPLCLAGVGSLHLEQSVVVTESGSRPLTDQQRDRPVFPLGATN